One genomic segment of Kiritimatiella glycovorans includes these proteins:
- a CDS encoding Gfo/Idh/MocA family oxidoreductase — translation MTNETTRREFMQKSGTAAAGLWLAASHAARVRAAETSSAGQINVGLVGVGEQGRVLLNAAKDLPGLNFTAVCDIWEYSQKYGRNYLRKFGHDPAVYTDYREMLEKQTDLDAVIVATPDFVHHEITIAALEAGKDVYCEKAMSNDIEKARAMVRAMKSTGRLLQIGHQRRSNPRYIHTYHNLLKKARITGTMTNANAQWNRAKVEPRGWPDKYTIPQDVLTKFGYADMQQFRNWRWYRKYGGGPIFDLGAHQIDIFNWFFGGAPRTVTADGGNDFYKDWEWYDNVMAIFEYDTPDGTARAFYQTLNTTSAGGGYWEMFMGTEGTVKIAENPKWTRVYREAHAPDWEKWFKLHYLEKMDMPGPQQAEAGKVDVRETAPLVAFKIPVTLSKPIHQPHLENFFAAMRGEEELNCPADHAFESEVAVFKVNPAIEAGRKMTITDEDLAV, via the coding sequence ATGACGAATGAAACCACGAGACGCGAATTCATGCAGAAGAGCGGTACGGCCGCGGCCGGACTCTGGCTGGCGGCGTCGCACGCCGCGCGGGTTCGGGCGGCGGAGACCTCCAGCGCCGGCCAGATCAATGTCGGCCTCGTCGGGGTCGGCGAACAGGGCCGCGTGCTGCTCAACGCGGCCAAGGACCTCCCCGGACTGAACTTCACGGCGGTCTGCGATATCTGGGAGTACAGTCAAAAATACGGGCGCAACTACCTGCGCAAATTCGGACACGATCCCGCCGTCTACACCGACTACCGCGAAATGCTCGAGAAACAGACCGACCTCGACGCCGTGATCGTCGCCACGCCCGACTTCGTGCATCACGAAATTACGATCGCCGCGCTGGAGGCCGGCAAAGACGTCTACTGCGAAAAGGCGATGTCCAACGACATCGAGAAGGCGCGCGCCATGGTCCGGGCGATGAAATCGACCGGGCGCCTGCTGCAGATCGGCCATCAGCGCCGCAGCAACCCGCGCTACATCCACACCTACCACAATCTTCTGAAGAAGGCGCGGATTACCGGCACGATGACCAACGCCAACGCGCAGTGGAATCGCGCCAAAGTCGAACCGCGCGGGTGGCCGGATAAGTACACGATCCCGCAGGATGTGCTTACAAAATTCGGATATGCCGACATGCAGCAGTTCCGCAACTGGCGCTGGTACAGGAAATACGGCGGCGGACCCATCTTTGATCTCGGCGCCCACCAGATCGACATCTTCAACTGGTTCTTCGGCGGAGCCCCCAGGACCGTGACCGCCGACGGGGGCAACGACTTCTACAAGGACTGGGAGTGGTACGACAACGTCATGGCCATCTTCGAGTACGATACGCCCGACGGGACGGCCCGCGCCTTCTACCAGACCCTCAACACCACCAGCGCCGGGGGCGGCTACTGGGAGATGTTCATGGGCACCGAGGGCACCGTCAAAATCGCCGAGAATCCGAAGTGGACGCGGGTCTACCGCGAAGCGCACGCGCCGGACTGGGAGAAGTGGTTCAAGCTGCACTATCTCGAAAAGATGGACATGCCCGGACCGCAGCAGGCCGAGGCCGGCAAGGTCGATGTGCGCGAGACCGCGCCGCTCGTGGCCTTCAAAATCCCGGTCACGCTGAGTAAGCCGATCCACCAGCCGCACCTGGAAAACTTCTTCGCGGCCATGCGCGGCGAAGAGGAACTGAACTGCCCGGCCGACCACGCCTTCGAGAGCGAAGTCGCGGTGTTCAAGGTCAACCCGGCCATCGAAGCCGGACGCAAGATGACCATCACGGACGAGGATCTGGCGGTCTAG